Proteins found in one Mucilaginibacter inviolabilis genomic segment:
- a CDS encoding enoyl-ACP reductase FabI codes for MAYNLLKGKKGIIFGALNDQSIAWKVAQRAVQEGAEIVLSNAPIALRMGELNKLAEECNAPVIAADVTNSDDISNLLTKTQEHFNGGVDFILHSIGMSVNVRKSIHYTENNYDFTHKGLDISALSLHRILQAAMKMDVINEWGSVVALTYIAAQRVFPDYNDMADNKAYLESIARNFGYQYGIKKQVRINTVSQSPTRTTAGSGIKGFDGFVNYAEKMSPLGNASADQCADYCVTLFSDLTRMVTMQNLFHDGGFSFTGVTQAVIEQMEK; via the coding sequence ATGGCTTATAATTTATTAAAAGGTAAAAAGGGGATCATTTTTGGTGCCTTGAACGATCAGTCCATAGCCTGGAAAGTGGCACAGCGTGCTGTACAAGAAGGCGCCGAGATTGTACTCTCTAATGCGCCTATCGCCCTGCGTATGGGCGAACTCAATAAACTGGCCGAAGAATGCAATGCCCCTGTTATTGCCGCCGATGTTACCAATAGCGATGATATTAGCAACCTGCTCACCAAAACGCAGGAACATTTTAATGGTGGTGTTGATTTTATTTTGCACTCTATAGGCATGAGCGTTAACGTACGCAAAAGCATCCATTACACCGAAAACAATTATGATTTTACGCATAAAGGCCTGGATATATCGGCCCTGAGCTTGCACCGCATATTGCAGGCAGCCATGAAAATGGATGTGATTAACGAATGGGGATCGGTAGTAGCCCTAACCTATATTGCCGCTCAGCGCGTATTCCCCGATTATAATGATATGGCCGATAATAAGGCTTACCTGGAAAGTATTGCCCGTAACTTTGGTTATCAGTATGGCATCAAAAAACAGGTGCGTATCAATACGGTATCCCAATCGCCTACCCGCACCACGGCAGGGTCGGGCATTAAAGGTTTTGATGGTTTTGTAAATTATGCCGAAAAGATGAGTCCGCTGGGTAATGCCAGTGCCGATCAGTGTGCTGATTATTGCGTAACCCTTTTCAGCGACCTTACCCGCATGGTAACCATGCAAAACCTTTTCCACGACGGAGGATTTTCTTTCACCGGCGTAACCCAGGCGGTTATTGAACAAATGGAAAAATAA
- the recN gene encoding DNA repair protein RecN codes for MLQKLTINNYALIDNLEIGFGKGLNILTGETGAGKSIILGALSLILGQRAESRYFFNQQKKCVIEGLFKIDGFHLKSFFEDNDLDYEAETVLRREISADGKSRAFVNDTPVNLTALKQLGEKLIDIHSQHATLEINDPEFQLLVVDSVAKHDELLNDYQTKFRAYRKSVARLHELIAESEKAKTDLDYFQFQFDELEKATLHPDEQELLEKELYALNNAEEIKRNLFGAYYLMQEGETSALIQLKEAGVQLGNLEKFDTQIEELHQRLSSTIIELKDIATEIETIEQRTQTNEARVDEINIRLSLIYNLQKKHRVNTNAKLLEIQDDLSDKIQKVLFSDEAVEQLQKQLTIDRAELEKLAAQLTGNRIKAIPAIEKQVLSTLAEMGMGNSALKIEHAPLPPKGGANESANSTTLGATGADQIKFLFSANKGHALSEMSKVASGGELSRLMLSIKSLIAQYTALPTIIFDEIDTGVSGEVANKVGQIMEHLADNLQVITITHLPQIASKGQNHYFVYKDDSAATTYTRIKQLDQPERVLEIAKMLSGDKPGESALQNARELLGSL; via the coding sequence ATGCTTCAAAAGCTAACCATTAACAACTACGCTTTAATTGATAACCTGGAGATAGGTTTTGGCAAAGGCTTAAACATCCTTACCGGCGAAACCGGGGCAGGTAAATCCATCATCCTGGGTGCTTTGTCGCTCATTTTAGGGCAGCGGGCCGAGAGTCGTTACTTTTTTAATCAGCAAAAAAAATGCGTTATTGAGGGCCTGTTTAAAATTGACGGCTTTCATCTGAAATCATTTTTTGAAGATAACGACCTGGATTACGAGGCCGAAACCGTTCTGCGCCGTGAAATATCTGCCGATGGCAAGTCGAGAGCATTTGTGAATGACACCCCGGTTAATTTGACCGCCTTGAAACAACTGGGCGAAAAACTGATCGACATTCACTCCCAGCATGCCACACTCGAAATAAATGATCCTGAATTCCAGTTGCTGGTAGTTGATTCGGTTGCCAAACATGATGAACTGCTGAATGATTATCAAACCAAATTCAGGGCTTACCGAAAATCTGTTGCCCGACTTCATGAGCTTATAGCCGAAAGTGAAAAAGCAAAAACCGACCTGGATTATTTCCAGTTTCAATTTGATGAGCTGGAAAAAGCTACCCTGCACCCCGATGAACAGGAATTGCTGGAAAAAGAATTATACGCCTTAAACAATGCCGAGGAAATAAAGCGCAACCTGTTTGGCGCCTATTACCTGATGCAGGAAGGCGAAACATCAGCATTGATACAACTCAAGGAGGCTGGTGTACAATTGGGTAACCTCGAAAAATTTGATACACAAATTGAAGAACTTCACCAAAGGTTAAGCAGCACCATTATCGAGCTCAAAGATATCGCTACCGAAATTGAAACCATTGAACAACGTACCCAGACAAACGAAGCCCGCGTTGATGAGATCAACATCCGTCTGAGCTTGATCTATAATCTGCAGAAAAAGCACCGGGTAAATACCAATGCCAAATTATTGGAGATCCAGGATGATCTGTCTGACAAAATACAGAAAGTACTGTTTAGTGATGAGGCCGTAGAACAGCTGCAAAAACAATTAACTATAGACAGGGCCGAACTGGAAAAACTGGCAGCACAATTAACCGGCAACCGCATAAAGGCTATCCCGGCTATTGAAAAACAGGTACTGTCAACCCTCGCCGAAATGGGCATGGGTAATTCGGCATTGAAAATTGAACATGCCCCCCTGCCCCCTAAAGGAGGAGCTAACGAATCGGCAAATTCCACAACACTGGGAGCAACCGGTGCCGACCAGATCAAATTCCTGTTCTCTGCCAACAAAGGTCATGCACTTTCAGAAATGAGCAAAGTGGCATCGGGTGGTGAACTTTCCAGGTTGATGCTGAGCATTAAATCGCTCATAGCGCAATACACTGCCTTGCCTACTATTATTTTTGATGAGATAGATACGGGAGTATCCGGAGAGGTGGCCAATAAAGTTGGGCAGATCATGGAGCACCTGGCCGATAATTTGCAGGTGATCACTATAACCCACCTGCCGCAAATTGCCAGCAAAGGTCAAAATCATTACTTTGTTTATAAAGATGATTCGGCTGCAACTACCTATACCCGCATCAAACAACTGGATCAGCCGGAGCGAGTACTGGAAATTGCCAAAATGCTGAGCGGTGATAAACCCGGCGAAAGTGCTTTACAAAATGCAAGGGAACTTTTGGGGAGTTTGTAG
- a CDS encoding M56 family metallopeptidase — MENLFYNISQVLGITIIHSLWQGLLVWFVLHLLFTCAPSMSSVKKHNLGMAGIFTICSWFIYTFIVQIQQHVWVDLAAVTSPGLLPHFDFPLNAATHAIPAARLNYVIEGYLPYVSALYFAGLVFNLLRMGLNLQKLSLIKNSMIPADEVQILVDNLCEKLRIHKYVSANFSRMVDVPCMIGFFKPIILLPITLTTYLSATEIEAILLHELSHIKRNDYLLNMIQQLITVLLFFNPFAQLINKLINQERENHCDDLVVQTTAQPLIYAQALLKLEQTRHMDLRLAMAATSKKYPLLTRIERIMKTTKPMGNIRHLLVAVAIMAASISSIAWLNPTIKNGKLSIKAFPKVLADPIDTVRKSTVKSKKVLAYKKTKEKQANYEKHLAERYGLNDAELNRLTAEVTKHAEAMSQYYNSADFKRQSELLAQKGQAMADYYNRPEMKELQERQQKIAAEYQKEVGDGSETRELGEKMRQLGDKMGKYYSSPEFKEMNEQLEKKYGIPHNHNYIDDSKDENYRKYQDELQSKIPAEVKQQTDELKKMGEQMHAKYDSPEFRKKQDELRAMGDSIRKAYSNPQMKQQQAEMKKLGEQMHSYQNNPQLKKEKELLDQASKRLHEYTNSPAFKKKMEEYRKQAYNYQYDYKYDNKYDSDAKADTTNR, encoded by the coding sequence ATGGAAAATCTGTTCTATAACATCAGCCAGGTTTTAGGCATCACCATCATCCACTCTTTATGGCAGGGATTATTGGTATGGTTTGTATTGCATCTGCTATTTACCTGTGCGCCATCCATGTCGTCGGTAAAAAAGCACAACCTGGGCATGGCGGGTATCTTTACCATTTGCTCCTGGTTTATTTATACATTTATTGTACAAATACAACAACATGTATGGGTTGATCTGGCTGCTGTTACTTCACCCGGTTTATTACCGCACTTTGATTTTCCGTTAAATGCGGCCACTCATGCCATTCCTGCGGCTCGCCTAAATTATGTTATTGAAGGATACCTGCCCTATGTTTCGGCATTGTACTTTGCTGGCCTGGTATTCAACCTGCTTAGAATGGGCCTTAATCTGCAAAAACTAAGTCTCATCAAAAACAGCATGATCCCTGCAGATGAAGTACAGATCCTTGTAGATAATCTTTGCGAAAAGCTGCGCATTCATAAATATGTAAGCGCCAATTTCAGCCGCATGGTGGATGTGCCTTGTATGATCGGTTTTTTTAAACCTATTATTCTTTTACCCATCACCCTTACTACTTATTTATCAGCTACCGAGATCGAAGCTATTTTACTGCACGAGCTATCACATATCAAGCGGAACGATTATCTGCTGAATATGATACAGCAACTCATAACCGTATTACTTTTCTTTAATCCCTTTGCCCAATTAATTAACAAACTCATAAACCAGGAACGCGAAAACCACTGCGACGATCTGGTAGTACAAACCACAGCGCAACCCCTGATATATGCCCAGGCTCTTTTAAAACTCGAGCAAACCCGGCATATGGATCTGCGCCTAGCAATGGCTGCTACCAGCAAAAAGTATCCTTTATTAACCAGAATTGAACGTATCATGAAAACAACAAAACCAATGGGCAATATCCGCCACCTGCTTGTGGCCGTTGCCATAATGGCTGCCAGCATAAGTAGCATAGCATGGTTAAATCCAACCATCAAAAACGGAAAACTTTCTATTAAGGCTTTCCCCAAAGTTCTTGCCGATCCTATCGACACTGTCCGTAAATCAACCGTTAAGTCGAAAAAAGTGCTAGCTTATAAAAAAACTAAAGAAAAACAGGCCAATTATGAAAAGCACCTGGCCGAAAGATATGGCCTTAATGATGCCGAACTGAACCGCTTAACCGCAGAGGTAACCAAACATGCCGAAGCCATGAGCCAATATTATAACAGTGCCGACTTTAAAAGGCAATCGGAATTACTTGCTCAAAAAGGACAAGCTATGGCCGACTATTATAATCGCCCGGAAATGAAAGAATTGCAGGAACGCCAGCAAAAAATAGCCGCTGAGTACCAAAAAGAAGTGGGTGATGGTAGTGAAACGAGAGAACTGGGCGAAAAAATGCGTCAGCTTGGCGATAAAATGGGCAAATATTATAGCAGCCCTGAGTTTAAGGAGATGAACGAGCAGCTGGAGAAAAAGTATGGTATACCACACAACCATAATTACATCGACGATAGCAAAGATGAAAATTACCGCAAATACCAGGATGAGCTGCAAAGCAAAATACCTGCGGAGGTAAAACAGCAAACCGATGAATTGAAAAAAATGGGCGAACAAATGCACGCCAAATATGATTCGCCGGAGTTTCGTAAAAAACAAGATGAACTAAGAGCCATGGGCGATAGTATCAGAAAAGCTTATAGTAACCCTCAGATGAAACAACAGCAAGCCGAAATGAAAAAGCTGGGAGAGCAAATGCACTCCTATCAAAACAACCCTCAGTTGAAAAAAGAAAAGGAATTGCTTGATCAGGCTTCTAAAAGATTGCATGAATATACTAACAGTCCTGCTTTTAAGAAAAAGATGGAAGAATATCGTAAACAGGCATATAACTATCAATATGATTACAAGTACGATAACAAATACGATTCTGACGCTAAGGCCGATACTACCAATAGATAG
- a CDS encoding BlaI/MecI/CopY family transcriptional regulator, giving the protein MDIKPTESELEILQVIWNKGQCTVRDVHEQLAKTKDAGYTTTLKLMQIMHDKGLVERDTTSKTHLYKALFTQEQAQSNALDKILSTVFKGSTSDLVIQALGQHRASADEIDAIKNFLNQFDQDKK; this is encoded by the coding sequence ATGGATATAAAACCAACAGAAAGCGAGCTGGAAATATTGCAGGTGATCTGGAATAAAGGGCAATGTACCGTACGCGATGTGCACGAGCAATTGGCCAAAACCAAGGATGCCGGTTATACCACTACGCTAAAGCTGATGCAGATTATGCACGACAAAGGTTTGGTTGAACGTGACACTACCTCAAAAACACATTTGTACAAAGCATTATTTACCCAGGAGCAGGCGCAAAGCAACGCTTTGGATAAAATATTGTCTACTGTATTTAAAGGTTCAACGTCCGATCTGGTGATACAGGCCCTCGGTCAGCACCGGGCATCAGCAGACGAAATTGACGCTATTAAAAATTTCCTTAACCAATTTGATCAGGATAAAAAATAA
- a CDS encoding DUF4835 family protein yields MKKIFFYIILTLAGFRVAAQDLNARVQVLSPKIQGSNKRIFQTLETAMRDFLNGRKWSADPILPQERIDCNFVLNITNWDGSSNFSGELQVQSSRPVYNSTYSSTIINLTDKDIDFIYNEGQTIDYTDQSFQSNLSSIMAFYAYVIIGLDYDTFSPYGGSSYFAASQTVINNAQTSSYRGWKAFDGNISRYWLCENLNNKAYAPLRSFLYDYHRNGLDMMADNTSKGLKAIASFLPSLQQVDRLRVGAMLPLIFYTAKSDELVSLFSKAEPQDRLQAMNLLIQADPANGNKYQTLQGSNPTTR; encoded by the coding sequence ATGAAGAAAATATTTTTTTATATCATTTTAACCCTGGCGGGTTTCAGGGTTGCGGCCCAGGACCTTAATGCGCGGGTACAGGTGCTTTCGCCCAAAATACAGGGTAGCAACAAGCGTATTTTTCAAACGCTGGAAACGGCCATGAGGGATTTTTTGAATGGCCGCAAATGGAGCGCCGACCCTATACTACCACAGGAAAGAATAGACTGCAACTTTGTACTGAACATTACCAACTGGGATGGCAGCAGCAATTTTAGCGGTGAGCTCCAGGTACAATCGTCAAGACCGGTTTATAATTCAACCTATAGTTCTACCATTATCAACCTTACCGATAAGGATATTGACTTTATTTACAACGAAGGCCAGACTATTGACTATACCGATCAAAGTTTTCAAAGTAACCTCAGTTCCATCATGGCATTTTATGCCTATGTTATTATTGGTCTTGACTACGATACATTTTCGCCCTACGGAGGGTCATCCTATTTTGCAGCATCGCAAACGGTGATCAATAACGCCCAAACCAGTTCATACCGGGGCTGGAAGGCCTTTGACGGCAACATTAGCCGGTATTGGCTCTGCGAAAACCTGAACAATAAAGCTTATGCACCTTTACGCAGCTTCTTGTACGATTATCATCGTAATGGTTTGGATATGATGGCCGATAATACATCCAAAGGTCTTAAAGCGATAGCCTCTTTCCTGCCTTCACTGCAGCAGGTTGACAGGCTACGCGTGGGCGCTATGCTCCCGCTTATATTTTATACTGCCAAAAGTGATGAACTGGTATCGCTGTTTAGTAAAGCTGAGCCGCAGGATCGTTTGCAGGCCATGAATTTGCTGATACAGGCCGACCCAGCTAATGGTAATAAGTACCAAACATTACAGGGTAGCAATCCCACTACACGCTAA
- the coaBC gene encoding bifunctional phosphopantothenoylcysteine decarboxylase/phosphopantothenate--cysteine ligase CoaBC: MLEGKNIVLGVCGSIAAYKSALLVRLLVKAGAHVKVVMTPDATHFITPLTLSTLSKNPAQVNYFKPDTGEWNNHVELGLWADMLIIAPASANTLAKMANGICDNLLLAVYLSAKCPVYFAPAMDLDMWLHPATRQNVTRLQSFGNVLIAPGSGELASGLYGEGRMAEPDEIVTFLSSAIKKKLLLANHNIVVTAGPTYEAIDPVRFIGNHSSGKMGFAIADELAAMGANVILISGPSAEVSHQQNIKRINVTSAAEMLAACERNFKTAKACIMSAAVADYTPVHVADQKIKKQDGGLNIELKKTTDILKYLGEQKTQDQILVGFALETNDEEQNAISKLQRKNLDFIVLNSLNDAGAGFKKDTNKVTIIDRDLQKTVFELKSKEAVAQDICLKVAQLINR; encoded by the coding sequence ATGTTAGAAGGTAAAAATATAGTTCTAGGTGTTTGCGGTAGTATAGCCGCTTATAAATCGGCCTTATTGGTTAGGCTATTGGTTAAAGCCGGCGCGCACGTAAAAGTGGTGATGACGCCCGATGCCACTCATTTTATTACCCCGCTTACCTTATCCACCCTTTCTAAAAATCCTGCCCAGGTTAATTATTTTAAACCCGACACCGGCGAGTGGAACAATCATGTAGAGTTGGGTTTATGGGCCGATATGCTGATCATAGCTCCTGCTAGTGCAAATACCCTGGCTAAAATGGCCAATGGCATTTGCGATAATTTGTTATTGGCGGTTTATCTATCGGCTAAATGCCCGGTATATTTTGCGCCTGCCATGGATCTGGATATGTGGCTGCATCCGGCTACGCGGCAAAATGTTACCCGATTGCAATCCTTTGGTAATGTATTAATAGCCCCCGGATCAGGTGAGCTGGCCAGTGGTTTGTATGGAGAGGGCCGGATGGCCGAGCCGGATGAGATCGTTACCTTTTTATCATCAGCCATAAAAAAAAAACTCCTTTTAGCCAATCATAATATCGTGGTTACCGCGGGCCCTACTTATGAGGCCATTGATCCGGTACGCTTTATTGGTAATCATTCATCAGGTAAAATGGGCTTTGCCATTGCCGATGAGCTGGCTGCTATGGGTGCCAATGTTATCCTCATCAGCGGTCCATCGGCTGAAGTAAGCCACCAGCAAAACATCAAACGGATAAATGTAACCTCTGCAGCCGAGATGCTTGCTGCCTGCGAGAGGAACTTTAAAACCGCCAAAGCCTGTATCATGAGCGCTGCCGTGGCCGATTATACCCCTGTGCATGTGGCCGATCAAAAGATCAAAAAGCAGGATGGCGGCTTAAATATCGAGCTCAAAAAAACCACCGATATTTTAAAATATCTGGGTGAGCAGAAAACGCAGGACCAGATACTCGTTGGCTTTGCCCTGGAAACTAATGATGAGGAACAAAATGCAATAAGCAAGCTGCAAAGAAAAAATCTTGATTTTATTGTGTTAAATTCGCTTAATGATGCCGGAGCCGGTTTTAAAAAGGATACCAATAAAGTAACCATTATTGACCGCGACCTTCAAAAAACAGTATTTGAACTTAAAAGTAAGGAAGCTGTGGCTCAGGATATTTGCCTTAAAGTTGCCCAACTCATCAACAGATGA
- a CDS encoding DNA-directed RNA polymerase subunit omega codes for MTANNPNKPAVASSTVTRDLRELDVNTNNIYESLVIMSKRANQISNNIKEELHQKLSEFASSNDNLEEVFENREQIEISKYYEKLPKPSLVAVQEFLDDKVYYRNPTKEA; via the coding sequence ATGACAGCAAATAACCCAAACAAACCAGCAGTAGCCAGCAGCACTGTAACCCGCGATTTACGCGAGCTGGATGTAAACACTAACAATATATATGAGTCGCTTGTAATTATGTCAAAAAGAGCGAACCAGATATCAAACAATATTAAAGAAGAGTTACATCAAAAACTTTCTGAGTTTGCATCATCAAATGACAACCTGGAAGAGGTTTTTGAAAACCGCGAGCAAATCGAGATCTCTAAATACTACGAGAAACTGCCAAAACCATCATTGGTAGCCGTTCAGGAATTTTTAGACGACAAAGTTTACTACCGTAACCCTACTAAAGAAGCATAA
- a CDS encoding outer membrane protein assembly factor BamD has translation MFKKQLTLLASVLALLIITLGSCKSKYEKLKASNDYAKKYQEAIKYYNQKDYNKALGLFEVLVERYRGRAEAEDLFYYYAFTNYKLKDYTSARYHFKTFADTYPSSTRAEECRFFSAYCYYLDSPIYSLDQENTMKAIEALQLFINLYPKSDRVTEASKLIQNLRDKLETKAYANAKLYLTISDYQSAVIAFNNALRDYPDTKYAEEMEYLTVKAQYLYANHSLEYKQEERYNLAEVYANQFNEKYPNSTYGHDVKTLAKDSERGIQNAKHILAEALSNDRVAKKLAEKGKDTLKTQPPSEKNQQQKIPY, from the coding sequence ATGTTTAAAAAGCAACTTACGTTATTAGCCAGTGTTTTAGCTCTGTTAATTATCACACTTGGCAGTTGTAAAAGCAAATACGAAAAGTTAAAAGCAAGTAACGATTACGCCAAAAAATACCAGGAGGCTATCAAGTACTATAATCAAAAAGATTATAACAAAGCTTTGGGCTTATTTGAGGTGTTGGTTGAACGCTATCGGGGACGTGCCGAGGCGGAAGATCTATTTTATTATTATGCCTTCACCAATTATAAGTTGAAGGACTATACATCGGCAAGATATCACTTCAAAACCTTTGCAGACACGTATCCATCAAGCACGAGGGCCGAAGAATGCCGTTTCTTCTCGGCTTACTGTTATTACCTGGATTCGCCTATATACTCGCTTGATCAGGAGAACACCATGAAAGCCATCGAGGCTTTACAGTTGTTTATTAACCTGTACCCTAAAAGCGACCGTGTTACTGAGGCAAGTAAGCTGATACAAAACCTGCGTGATAAGCTGGAAACAAAAGCTTATGCCAATGCTAAATTGTATTTAACCATCAGCGACTATCAATCGGCGGTAATTGCCTTTAATAATGCACTGCGTGATTACCCGGATACCAAATATGCCGAAGAAATGGAATACCTTACGGTTAAGGCGCAATATTTATATGCTAACCACAGTTTAGAATACAAACAAGAGGAGCGTTATAACCTGGCCGAAGTTTACGCCAATCAATTCAACGAAAAATACCCGAACAGTACCTACGGCCACGATGTGAAAACATTGGCTAAAGACAGCGAACGCGGCATACAAAATGCAAAACATATCTTAGCCGAAGCCTTGAGCAACGACAGGGTAGCCAAAAAATTGGCGGAAAAAGGAAAAGATACCTTAAAAACACAGCCGCCATCAGAAAAGAACCAGCAACAAAAAATACCATATTAA